A window of Natrinema versiforme contains these coding sequences:
- a CDS encoding twin-arginine translocase subunit TatC has product MSDEPADDRDVEGTRESGDDLDERRPAADASDADADPVSDDGSADHDEPDEPSLETDGEGVVGDRHNPEPTYPDSDDDIGGISTPPDDEEMPLADHIEEMVLRLAVVLLFGAGGTAIGLLWASQAIEFVWFNVFPYEVSEVPPPHVYNPLELWLTRIKISSLLGIMFALPVLVYECYLFMRPGLYPNERKYYLAAVPTSVVLAAGGMLFSYVLVLPILFEYFTYYAEESAMIAYALGETFNLIITLTGFLAIVFQIPLFIMLAIMMGVTTRRWLAQKRLYFWAAFAGLSFMFTIDPTMMAPILVAITMILLFEGTLFVLKWVGRE; this is encoded by the coding sequence ATGTCGGACGAGCCGGCGGACGACCGCGACGTGGAGGGCACCCGAGAGTCGGGGGACGACCTTGACGAGCGACGGCCAGCCGCCGATGCGTCCGATGCCGATGCCGATCCCGTATCCGACGACGGATCGGCCGACCACGACGAGCCGGACGAACCCAGTCTCGAGACCGACGGCGAAGGCGTCGTCGGCGACCGGCACAACCCCGAGCCGACGTATCCCGACTCCGACGACGATATCGGCGGGATCTCGACGCCGCCGGACGACGAGGAGATGCCGCTTGCCGACCACATCGAGGAGATGGTCCTCCGGCTCGCGGTCGTCCTCTTGTTCGGAGCCGGCGGGACGGCGATCGGACTTCTGTGGGCCTCCCAAGCCATCGAATTCGTCTGGTTCAACGTCTTTCCCTACGAGGTCAGCGAGGTCCCGCCGCCGCACGTGTACAACCCGCTCGAGCTGTGGCTGACGCGGATCAAGATCTCGTCGCTGCTGGGGATCATGTTCGCCCTGCCGGTGTTGGTCTACGAGTGTTACCTGTTCATGCGGCCCGGGCTGTATCCCAACGAGCGCAAGTACTACCTCGCGGCCGTCCCGACGAGCGTCGTGCTCGCTGCGGGTGGGATGCTGTTCTCGTACGTCCTCGTCCTCCCGATCCTCTTCGAGTACTTCACCTACTACGCCGAGGAGAGCGCCATGATCGCGTACGCGCTCGGCGAGACGTTCAACCTGATCATCACGCTGACCGGCTTCCTCGCGATCGTCTTCCAGATTCCGCTGTTCATCATGCTGGCGATCATGATGGGTGTGACGACCCGCCGTTGGCTGGCCCAGAAGCGGCTGTACTTCTGGGCGGCTTTCGCGGGGCTGTCGTTCATGTTCACCATCGACCCGACGATGATGGCTCCCATCCTCGTCGCCATCACGATGATCCTGCTGTTCGAGGGGACGCTGTTCGTCCTCAAGTGGGTCGGGCGCGAGTAA
- the nasA gene encoding assimilatory nitrate reductase NasA, translated as MRCAVGCGHVQQAPERGYGLETVRGDAAHPVNQGLACQRGVSETADPGGEWLTRPLERKDGELVPTTWESALQRAAGGLGSALESGGDSVAVLGSGQQTNEAAYALGKLARGGFGTRYYDANTTLCMASAVTAYYDAFGSDAPPPTYDDIPEAESHVVWGANPAAAHPVMFRWIRQSADEDDSELIVVDPVHSETAEVADHHVPLEPGGDLALARAVLARVVETDRVDEAFVAEATVGFEELRAELPDAAEAAEMAGVSMDDVDRLADALEDRTLCYWGMGINQSVNGTAAAGALIDLCLATGNLRPGSGPFSLTGQANSMGTRVCSSKGSWPGHRPFADPDHRREVAETWDVSVSRFPDDPGPGPVGIVDAIGDDIDAVYAVATNPVAGMPDATRVREKLEDSFLVVQDAFRSETVEYADVVLPAATWGESEGTTTNMERTISRVRAATETPGGVRTDLTLIGQLADRLVPDLFDNRPEPEAVFDELAALTAGTPADLSGISYDRLEAERAVRWPAPEPDVSAGYRYYEGDESDESDAADDSWSFPTQSGRARFSTGEARPLPEPTDESYPFTLTTARRPDAYNTGVRTREDEPPTARVSPATAAAFAEELEAPADDLEDGDDEQFARVVSRRASVTVSVETDEAIPDGVVWLPIHHPDVNDLTLPDVDPRSNEPNFKQCAVRLESLRERDVRSVAEASA; from the coding sequence ATGCGGTGTGCGGTCGGCTGCGGCCACGTCCAGCAGGCCCCCGAGCGGGGGTACGGCCTCGAGACCGTCCGCGGCGACGCCGCGCATCCGGTCAATCAGGGACTGGCGTGCCAGCGCGGCGTCAGTGAGACCGCCGATCCGGGCGGCGAGTGGCTGACCCGCCCCCTCGAGCGGAAAGACGGCGAACTCGTCCCGACGACGTGGGAGTCCGCCCTCCAGCGCGCGGCGGGCGGACTCGGGAGCGCGCTCGAGTCGGGCGGCGACAGCGTCGCCGTCTTGGGGAGCGGCCAGCAGACCAACGAGGCCGCCTACGCGCTCGGGAAACTCGCCCGCGGTGGGTTCGGTACCCGGTACTACGACGCCAACACGACGCTGTGTATGGCCTCGGCCGTCACCGCCTACTACGACGCCTTCGGCAGCGACGCGCCGCCGCCGACCTACGACGACATCCCCGAGGCCGAGAGCCACGTCGTCTGGGGCGCGAACCCGGCGGCCGCCCATCCGGTCATGTTCCGGTGGATTCGCCAGTCCGCCGACGAGGACGACTCCGAGCTGATCGTCGTCGATCCCGTCCACAGCGAGACCGCCGAGGTGGCCGACCACCACGTCCCGCTCGAGCCGGGCGGTGACCTCGCGCTCGCTCGAGCAGTCCTCGCTCGCGTCGTCGAGACGGACCGCGTCGACGAGGCGTTCGTCGCCGAGGCGACGGTCGGCTTCGAGGAGCTCCGCGCGGAGCTGCCCGACGCGGCCGAGGCCGCCGAGATGGCGGGCGTCTCGATGGACGACGTCGACCGCCTTGCCGACGCGCTCGAGGACCGCACCCTCTGTTACTGGGGGATGGGGATCAACCAGAGCGTCAACGGGACCGCGGCCGCGGGCGCGCTGATCGATCTGTGTCTCGCGACCGGCAACCTCCGGCCGGGCTCGGGGCCGTTCTCGCTGACCGGACAGGCCAACTCGATGGGGACCCGCGTCTGCTCCTCGAAGGGGTCGTGGCCCGGCCACCGCCCCTTCGCCGATCCGGACCATCGTCGGGAGGTCGCCGAGACGTGGGACGTGTCGGTCTCGCGGTTCCCCGACGACCCGGGCCCGGGACCGGTCGGGATCGTCGACGCGATCGGCGACGACATCGACGCGGTCTACGCGGTCGCGACCAACCCCGTCGCGGGCATGCCCGACGCGACCCGCGTCCGCGAGAAACTCGAGGACTCGTTCCTCGTCGTCCAGGACGCCTTCCGCAGCGAGACGGTCGAGTACGCCGACGTCGTCCTGCCCGCGGCGACGTGGGGCGAGTCCGAGGGGACGACGACCAACATGGAACGGACGATCTCCCGGGTCCGAGCCGCAACGGAGACGCCCGGCGGCGTCCGAACCGATCTCACGCTGATCGGCCAACTCGCCGATCGCCTCGTCCCCGACCTGTTCGACAACCGGCCGGAGCCAGAAGCCGTCTTCGACGAACTCGCCGCGCTGACGGCCGGTACGCCGGCCGATCTCTCGGGGATCAGCTACGACCGCCTCGAGGCCGAACGTGCAGTCCGCTGGCCGGCACCGGAGCCGGACGTGTCGGCGGGCTACCGGTACTACGAGGGCGACGAGTCCGACGAGAGCGACGCCGCCGACGATTCGTGGTCGTTCCCGACCCAGTCGGGCCGCGCGCGGTTCTCGACGGGCGAGGCCCGCCCGCTTCCCGAGCCGACCGACGAGTCCTACCCGTTCACGCTGACGACCGCGCGCCGCCCGGACGCCTACAACACCGGGGTTCGGACCCGCGAAGACGAGCCGCCGACGGCCCGGGTCAGCCCGGCGACGGCCGCCGCCTTCGCGGAGGAACTCGAGGCCCCGGCGGACGACCTCGAGGACGGCGACGACGAGCAGTTCGCTCGCGTCGTCTCCCGCCGGGCGTCGGTCACGGTCAGCGTCGAGACCGACGAAGCGATCCCCGACGGCGTCGTCTGGCTGCCGATCCACCACCCCGACGTGAACGACCTCACGC